One part of the Aspergillus luchuensis IFO 4308 DNA, chromosome 5, nearly complete sequence genome encodes these proteins:
- the CKB1 gene encoding casein kinase II subunit beta (COG:D,K,T;~EggNog:ENOG410PIHQ;~InterPro:IPR000704,IPR016149,IPR035991;~PFAM:PF01214;~go_component: GO:0005956 - protein kinase CK2 complex [Evidence IEA];~go_function: GO:0019887 - protein kinase regulator activity [Evidence IEA]), translating into MSSSEGAPESWISSFCSLMGHEFFAEVSEDFIEDDFNLTGLQSQVPMYKEALEMILDVEPEEDEEDEEEEEEEEDEDEILGDEKPPGYRRAGERRHARVASDLSVIESSAELLYGLIHQRYITSRPGIQQMLEKYEMQHFGVCPRVYCNGCKVLPVGRSDTPGQETVKLFCPSCQDLYTPPNSRFHSVDGAFFGTTFGCLFFMTFPDLDIGPRLDSSLAALSPTRSSSLTSSSINNQVVPDVPPPNQPVEINGVRTVNFSPGLGPGRIYESRIYGFRVSERSRSGPRMKWLRMKPLDVRELDELARYEALHGEADNADNDGDTEMGSAPGSAQSAAIAKRKKAPMRRRRYNPNQMSINGAEAG; encoded by the coding sequence ATGTCGTCTTCGGAAGGGGCCCCGGAGTCCTGGATCTCCTCGTTTTGCTCCCTGATGGGTCATGAGTTCTTTGCGGAAGTGTCGGAGGACTTTATCGAAGATGACTTCAACCTGACGGGTCTGCAATCGCAGGTGCCTATGTACAAGGAGGCCTTGGAAATGATCCTGGACGTGGAAcccgaggaggacgaggaagatgaagaagaggaggaggaagaagaggatgaggacgagatTCTAGGAGATGAAAAGCCGCCAGGATACCGCAGGGCAGGGGAACGGAGGCATGCACGAGTCGCGAGTGATCTGAGCGTCATCGAGAGCTCTGCTGAATTGCTTTACGGACTGATCCATCAACGCTACATCACTTCACGGCCCGGTATCCAGCAGATGCTTGAGAAGTATGAGATGCAACATTTCGGTGTCTGCCCGCGAGTCTATTGCAACGGATGCAAGGTTCTGCCCGTCGGACGTTCCGACACGCCTGGCCAAGAGACGGTCAAATTGTTCTGCCCTAGTTGCCAAGATCTCTACACTCCCCCGAACAGTCGGTTCCACTCGGTCGACGGAGCTTTCTTCGGAACTACCTTTGGTTGCCTGTTCTTTATGACCTTCCCAGACCTCGATATCGGACCCCGGCTGGACAGCTCCCTCGCCGCGTTATCACCGAcccgctcctcctccttgacatCTTCTTCGATCAACAACCAAGTGGTGCCGGATGTGCCTCCTCCCAACCAGCCTGTTGAGATCAACGGCGTGCGTACCGTCAACTTTAGCCCGGGTCTTGGACCGGGTCGGATCTACGAATCCCGAATCTATGGCTTCCGCGTGTCGGAACGCTCACGCTCAGGACCGCGCATGAAGTGGCTGCGGATGAAGCCTCTTGATGTTCGGGAACTGGATGAGCTGGCACGGTACGAGGCGCTGCACGGGGAGGCTGATAATGCTGATAATGATGGGGACACGGAAATGGGGAGCGCCCCCGGCAGCGCACAGAGTGCCGCCATtgcgaaaaggaaaaaggcgCCCATGCGCAGACGGCGATACAATCCTAACCAGATGAGCATCAATGGAGCGGAGGCCGGATAA
- a CDS encoding putative JmjC domain protein (COG:B,T;~EggNog:ENOG410PPT5;~InterPro:IPR041667,IPR003347;~PFAM:PF13621): MKLQQCLPNNNLRVWHRLSSVTLRFSSNQPRQQRCFTSTTSRPYRPLGTLNDVDIDDFRKNYFTPERPTILPRGFFRDFPAFERWFQPAPTDPNVSQLNTTYLAQHGADAFVPLELTQPSSGGTAEAGADGPTFQQFHAPLSLFLDWIRTAETLETQSARLYLAQCQLLDLPQVLRDDFPTPELVAQAGKGDVYDTNVWIGHPPTYTPLHRDPNPNLFVQLAGHKVVRLLSPGDGQKVFGAVRRQLGRSAGREAAAIRGDEMMQGQERTLLEQAVWDEVKAVPGLDGYEAHLEAGDGMFIPRGWWHSIKGVGTGVTASVNWWFR; encoded by the exons ATGAAGCTCCAACAATGTCTGCCCAACAATAACCTCAGGGTTTGGCACCGTCTGTCGTCCGTCACCCTCCGGTTCTCTTCAAACCAACCACGCCAACAACGCTGCTTTACCTCCACGACGTCCCGTCCATATCGCCCCCTAGGTACCCTCAACGATGTCGACATAGACGACTTCCGCAAGAATTACTTCACTCCGGAACGTCCTACAATCCTCCCTCGGGGTTTCTTTCGCGATTTTCCTGCCTTTGAGCGTTGGTTCCAGCCTGCTCCGACCGACCCCAATGTGTCTCAGTTGAACACAACATACCTCGCCCAACATGGGGCCGACGCCTTCGTTCCGCTGGAACTCACACAGCCATCATCCGGGGGTACCGCTGAGGCAGGAGCAGACGGGCCCACCTTTCAACAATTTCATGCGCCGCTGAGTCTGTTCCTTGACTGGATTCGTACAGCAGAGACGCTCGAGACACAGTCCGCGCGGTTGTATCTAGCGCAGTGCCAGCTTCTCGACCTCCCGCAGGTACTTCGTGATGACTTTCCCACACCCGAATTAGTAGCGCAAGCTGGAAAAGGTGACGTTTACGACACTAACGTTTGGATCGGACACCCGCCCACGTATACCCCTCTCCATCGGGACCCGAATCCCAATCTTTTCGTTCAGCTCGCGGGACATAAGGTAGTGAGGCTATTATCGCCTGGTGATGGACAGAAGGTGTTCGGGGCTGTTAGACGGCAGCTGGGACGGAGCGCCGGTCGCGAGGCGGCTGCGATTCGAGGAGACGAAATGATGCAGGGTCAAGAAAGGACACTATTGGAGCAGGCTGTCTGGGATGAGGTGAAAGCTGTGCCGGGGCTAGACGGATATGAAGCACATCTCGAAGcgggggatgggatgttcATTCCCCGGGGATGGTGGCATAGTATCAAGGGCGTAGGAACAGGGGTGACGGCATCG GTGAACTGGTGGTTCCGCTGA
- a CDS encoding uncharacterized protein (COG:S;~EggNog:ENOG410PTSW;~SECRETED:SignalP(1-28)), giving the protein MYMSSTLTRASLINLLLTTTARIAPASATLTTTTTTTSAYHTPRHFLHQATLPLHPHCSAIHLYNNANKYQKEQSSHYSTMSTPNEQQQTQQQEQRDEENKPILALPDAESATKLDVSGDGSAVALDHLGPVVVNQDGTLSRISNWEAMTEIEKKNTLRVLGKRNKMRLEALKRERGEGN; this is encoded by the coding sequence atgtACATGtcctccaccctcacccGCGCCTCActcatcaacctcctcctcacgaCGACCGCCCGCATCGCACCCGCATCCGCAACactcacaaccacaaccacaacaacaagcgCCTACCACACACCACGACACTTTCTCCACCAAGcaaccctccctctccaccctcacTGCTCAGCAATCCATCTCTACAACAACGCCAATAAATACCAAAAGGAGCAAAGCTCTCACTACTCCACAATGAGCACACCCAACGAGCAACAACAAACCCAACAGCAAGAACAAAGAGATGAGGAAAATAAGcccatcctcgccctcccaGACGCCGAATCAGCCACGAAACTCGACGTTAGCGGGGACGGATCAGCAGTTGCATTGGATCACTTGGGTCCTGTGGTGGTGAATCAGGATGGGACGTTATCGCGCATCTCGAATTGGGAGGCGATGACGGAaattgagaagaagaatacgttgagggtgttggggaagaggaataaGATGCGGttggaggcgttgaagagggagaggggggaggggaattaA
- a CDS encoding putative general amino acid permease (Agp2) (COG:E;~EggNog:ENOG410QDKR;~InterPro:IPR004840,IPR004841;~PFAM:PF13520,PF00324;~TransMembrane:12 (i67-84o96-123i144-169o175-197i209-229o256-276i297-318o350-373i394-416o428-448i474-496o502-522i);~go_component: GO:0016020 - membrane [Evidence IEA];~go_component: GO:0016021 - integral component of membrane [Evidence IEA];~go_process: GO:0006865 - amino acid transport [Evidence IEA];~go_process: GO:0055085 - transmembrane transport [Evidence IEA]), whose amino-acid sequence MAFTSAIQTGRHSPTISPHGLGEERKEAAMDRSEKDAVVRDSEEVLEDDSKKLAYDHTHRKLKPRHIQLIGIGGTVGTVLYVQIGKALIEGGPASLFLAFIIWSAVILCITVCLAEMVTYLPISSPFIRFATRYVDEAFGVAAGYNFFIFQAAMVPFEVTACNLIITYWSDAVPVAAIIVIVLVLFGLLNIFAVKWYGEAEFWLSLSKVLLSVGLIFFTFIVMLGGNPLGDRFGFRYWKNPGAFAEYYKTGDLGRWLGFLACLIQASFTIAGPDYVSMAAGEAVNPRKILPKAYNGIFYRLTTFFVLGVLCIGILVPYNDPDLAAAYEQDLPGAAASPYVVAMDRLKIPILPHIVNAMVLLAAFSAGNSYVYCASRSLYGLALDGKAPRILTKCTKTGVPIYCVLIVFVFALLAFLQVSNGSAVVLNWFVNLVTASQLINFTVITFTYTRFRKALMAQGVPRASLPYQSRGQPYVAYIALVSTFVMTFVGGYTVFLPGNWDIPTFFFSYTMIGVFPVIYVGWKLWHRTKFLSPKEVDIVTGVEEVEVYTGNYVEEPSSNAFTRFNDMVFG is encoded by the exons ATGGCTTTTACATCTGCCATACAGACCGGGAGGCATTCCCCCACAATCAGCCCTCATGGACTAGGCGAAGAGCGTAAAGAAGCCGCCATGGACCGCTCTGAGAAGGATGCTGTCGTTCGTGACAGTGAAGAAGTACTCGAAGATGACTCCAAGAAGCTTGCCTACGATCATACGCACCGCAAGCTGAAGCCCAGACATATCCAGCTCATCGGTATCGGTGGCACAGTCGGGACCGTTTTGTACGTCCAGATTGGTAAGGCACTGATAGAAGGTGGTCCCGCCAGTCTCTTCCTCGCATTTATTATCTG GTCCGCTGTCATTCTATGTATAACTGTTT GCTTGGCTGAGATGGTCACATATTTGCCCATCTCCTCGCCCTTTATCCGCTTTGCAACTCGATATGTTGACGAGGCCTTTGGCGTTGCTGCCGGTTacaacttcttcatctttcaAGCCGCGATGGTGCCATTTGAAGTTACAGCGTGTAACTTGATTATCACTTACTGGAGCGATGCAGTCCCTGTCGCCGCAATTATTGTAATTGTGCTTGTGCTCTTCGG GCTACTCAACATCTTTGCAGTGAAGTGGTATGGCGAAGCCGAATTCTGGCTTTCCTTGAGCAAGGTCTTGCTTAGTGTGGgcctgatcttcttcacattCATTGTGATGCTCGGAGGCAACCCTCTTGGCGATCGCTTTGGATTCCGTTACTGGAAGAACCCCGGGGCTTTTGCCGAATACTACAAGACCGGAGATCTAGGCCGATGGCTCGGGTTCCTTGCTTGCCTCATCCAAGCCAGTTTCACGATCGCCGGTCCTGACTACGTCTCCATGGCTGCCGGCGAAGCAGTCAACCCCCGCAAAATCTTGCCCAAAGCGTACAATGGCATCTTCTATCGACTCACCACCTTTTTTGTTCTCGGTGTGCTTTGCATCGGTATCTTGGTTCCCTACAATGATCCCGACCTGGCTGCTGCATATGAGCAAGACCTGCCTGGTGCAGCTGCATCACCGTATGTTGTCGCCATGGATCGGCTGAAAATCCCCATTCTGCCACACATCGTCAATGCCATGGTCCTCCTCGCTGCTTTCAGTGCCGGAAATAGTTACGTCTACTGCGCCAGCAGAAGTCTGTACGGTCTTGCCCTGGATGGCAAGGCGCCGCGCATTCTCACGAAATGTACAAAAACTGGTGTGCCAATATACTGCGTCTTGATTGTGTTCGTATTTGCACTGTTGGCTTTCCTACAGGTCTCTAATGGTTCGGCGGTTGTTCTGAATTGGTTTGTAAATCTT GTCACTGCATCCCAATTGATCAACTTTACCGTCATTACCTTCACCTACACCCGGTTCAGGAAAGCCCTCATGGCACAGGGTGTCCCTCGCGCATCCCTCCCCTATCAGAGCCGAGGCCAGCCCTATGTCGCGTACATTGCCCTGGTCTCTACTTTTGTCATGACCTTCGTGGGCGGCTACACGGTCTTCCTACCCGGCAACTGGGATATCccgactttcttcttctcgtatACCATGATCGGGGTGTTTCCTGTTATATACGTGGGATGGAAACTCTGGCATCGTACAAAGTTCCTGAGTCCTAAGGAAGTTGATATCGTTACTGGAGtagaagaagtggaagttTATACAGGGAATTATGTTGAGGAACCATCGAG TAACGCGTTCACGAGATTCAACGATATGGTTTTCGGTTAG
- a CDS encoding putative progesterone binding protein (COG:S;~EggNog:ENOG410PQG9;~InterPro:IPR036400,IPR001199;~PFAM:PF00173) codes for MVEHEPEPKRFSPKIPVQLDPPKYDPITVEELSKCDGTDPNRPTLVAIKGIVFDVTRNQAYSPSGQYHVFAGKDPSRALASSSLKAEDCKPDWYDLEDKEKTVLDEWFTFFSKRYNIVGKVKDATNY; via the exons ATGGTCGAGCACGAGCCTGAGCCGAAGCGCTTCTCTCCCAAGATCCCTGTCCAGCTTGATCCCCCGAAATATGATCCCATAACCGTTGAGGAGCTGTCCAAATGCGATG GTACTGATCCTAACCGTCCCACCTTGGTTGCGATCAAGGGAATCGTTTTCGATGTGACTCGGAATCAGGCATACAGTCCTAGTGGACAGTACCACG TCTTTGCTGGAAAGGACCCCTCCCGCGCCCTTGCCTCTTCGTCGCTCAAAGCCGAGGACTGCAAACCCGATTGGTATGATCTggaggacaaggagaagaccgTCCTGGATGAATGGTTCACATTCTTCAGCAAACGCTACAACATCGTGGGAAAGGTGAAGGATGCTACAAACTACTaa
- the NOP4 gene encoding mRNA-binding ribosome biosynthesis protein NOP4 (BUSCO:EOG09260XQV;~COG:A;~EggNog:ENOG410PI4R;~InterPro:IPR012677,IPR000504,IPR003954,IPR035979;~PFAM:PF00076;~go_function: GO:0003676 - nucleic acid binding [Evidence IEA]), whose product MSSPEASEIKGSAAPDTNMDIQTEKPAQETPASNQPRRELFVRSLPASTTTESLTEYFSQSYVIKHAVAVTDPETKQSKGYGFVTFADLEDAKAALEEFNGSVFEGKKIKVEYAQPRHRVVDENLGRSKPSAEALEQKKKREDQRAAAQPKLIVRNLPWSIKEPEDLAVLFRSFGKVKYVTLPKKGSQLAGFGFVVLRGKKNAEKALQAVNGKEVDGRTLAVDWAVEKNVWEDLQKDNEEEEKDVKEESEDADMEDAIEAEVGIDEEAHSDEDDDMEDDSDVDEDEDAEEDEDEEEDEGEKEDERNASTIFIRNLPFTCDDDMLYEHFTQFGPLRYARIVVDHETERPRGTGFACFWKPDDAAACVRDAPKQQDPLVAEKDKSKKASTAYKHSILQNENADPTGRYTLEGRVLQVARAVSKSRASQLEEEGVSRRLVRDTDKRRLYLLSEGTIPTNSALYKKLSPSEIKMREDSYKQRQNFIKKNPALHLSLTRLSVRNIPRHVTTKDLKQLARQAIAGFAEDAKKGLRQPLSKDELNRAADIMREAEQLRKKKGVGVVRQAKIVFETRDGHKVGEEKAAGRSRGYGFIEYYTHRHALMALRWLNGHAVEAPATGSEDNKEKKKRLIVEFAIENAQVVKRRQEQQAKARTFKKGKQDGEGSADKDEGKNNKGGPNGKKRKRSDNNDKGANEEDDEEQNKLAKRNRIIAKKRMQRRSRKGKA is encoded by the coding sequence ATGAGTTCCCCCGAAGCCAGCGAGATCAAGGGCAGCGCTGCCCCTGATACCAACATGGACATACAAACCGAGAAGCCAGCACAGGAGACACCGGCCTCCAACCAGCCCAGGAGAGAGCTTTTCGTCCGATCGCTTCCCGCCTCTACGACGACCGAGAGCCTGACGGAATATTTCTCGCAATCCTACGTTATCAAGCATGCCGTTGCTGTCACAGACCCTGAGACGAAACAATCGAAGGGATACGGTTTCGTGACGTTTGCGGATCTCGAAGACGCAAAGGCCGCGCTGGAGGAGTTCAATGGCTCTGTTTTCGagggcaagaagatcaaggttgAATACGCCCAACCGCGTCAccgtgttgttgatgagaacCTTGGAAGGAGCAAGCCTTCGGCTGAAGCTCttgaacagaagaagaagagagaggatcaGAGGGCGGCCGCTCAGCCTAAGCTGATTGTTCGAAACTTGCCGTGGAGCATCAAGGAACCCGAAGACTTGGCGGTTCTCTTCCGCAGTTTCGGCAAGGTCAAATATGTTACCCTTCCAAAGAAGGGAAGCCAATTGGCTGGTTTCGGTTTCGTTGTTTTGCGCGGAAAGAAGAACGCCGAGAAGGCCTTGCAGGCAGTGAACGGAAAGGAGGTGGACGGAAGAACACTCGCTGTCGATTGGGCTGTCGAGAAGAACGTCTGGGAGGATCTACAAAAGGacaacgaggaagaagaaaaggatgtAAAGGAGGAGTCAGAAGATGCCGACATGGAGGATGCCATCGAAGCAGAAGTTGGCattgatgaagaagcccattctgacgaggacgacgacaTGGAAGACGATAGCgacgttgatgaggatgaggatgccgaggaggacgaggacgaggaagaggatgagggagagaaggaagacgaaaGGAACGCTTCGACTATCTTCATCAGAAACCTTCCGTTCACCTGCGACGATGATATGCTCTACGAACACTTCACCCAATTCGGTCCCCTTCGCTATGCCCGAATCGTCGTCGACCACGAAACCGAGCGTCCCCGCGGTACTGGTTTTGCTTGCTTCTGGAAGCCCGACGATGCAGCAGCCTGTGTGCGCGACGCCCCTAAACAACAAGATCCCCTTGTCGCAGAGAAAGATAAGTCAAAGAAAGCCTCTACCGCCTACAAGCATTCCATTCTACAGAACGAAAACGCCGACCCCACCGGACGGTATACCTTGGAGGGTCGCGTACTACAAGTCGCCCGCGCAGTGAGCAAATCTCGCGCTTCACAGctagaggaagagggagtgtCTCGCCGACTCGTCCGCGATACCGACAAGCGCCGCCTCTACCTGCTTTCTGAGGGTACCATCCCAACGAACTCCGCCCTTTACAAGAAGCTTTCGCCATCGGAGATCAAGATGAGAGAAGACAGCTACAAGCAACGACAGAATttcatcaagaagaaccCGGCCCTCCATCTCAGTTTGACGCGTTTGTCGGTCCGTAATATACCCCGTCACGTCACCACAAAAGATCTGAAACAGCTCGCTCGTCAAGCAATCGCCGGATTTGCAGAAGATGCGAAGAAGGGCCTGCGGCAGCCTCTGTCTAAGGATGAATTGAACCGCGCGGCCGACATCATGAGAGAGGCGGAGCAGttgcggaagaagaagggtgttggtgttgtgaGACAAGCGAAGATCGTTTTCGAAACTCGGGATGGTCACAAGGTTGGTGAGGAAAAGGCCgcgggaagaagcagaggtTACGGTTTCATTGAGTACTATACCCACCGCCATGCTCTAATGGCTCTCAGATGGCTCAATGGCCACGCTGTTGAGGCACCTGCGACTGGCTCGGAGGAcaacaaggaaaagaagaagcgtcTGATCGTCGAGTTCGCCATTGAGAACGCCCAGGTTGTCAAGCGCCGgcaggaacagcaggctAAGGCACGTACCTTCAAGAAGGGCAAGCAAGATGGTGAAGGTTCGGCTGATAAGGACGAGGGCAAAAATAACAAGGGAGGTCccaatgggaagaagagaaagcgcTCTGACAACAATGACAAGGGCGcaaatgaggaggatgatgaggaacagAATAAGCTTGCAAAGCGGAATCGTATCATCGCGAAGAAGCGAATGCAGCGAAGATCTCGGAAGGGAAAGGCTTAA
- a CDS encoding transcription factor domain-containing protein (COG:K;~EggNog:ENOG410PKDD;~InterPro:IPR007219;~TransMembrane:1 (o469-487i);~go_function: GO:0003677 - DNA binding [Evidence IEA];~go_function: GO:0008270 - zinc ion binding [Evidence IEA];~go_process: GO:0006351 - transcription, DNA-templated [Evidence IEA]) — protein sequence MTDQIKTLQDQVNSLFTNLKDLRSQRSSIDSPNFDAFSRDGSQSVFTPMQAPLSKPRIKHPRFQGPTSSAFNFDVARSSLQNMGIAPPEEVIPDDLTTAQVTPAGSPPHVGPSFLTMHPTKDPIWSIKRDEALRLCRVYEEEIGIMYPLVDIEQIAQQVNLLYTFMESAIRTGFAQRGLPGADGLTDDSTVLLKMILAITLIVEGGGQSELGQRLYLSVKPIAESKLWDTLDIKTIQIYAMIATFHFHMDDDAMAYRIIGLAARMCLEMGLHRRDALNKMFPDEEQWPAVVKTFWTIYSLDRRWSLGTGLPFNIQDEDIDPNLPEPDASLPYLKSMISYNRISSKIWYSGLGSEGATDIRRDEIGYLDYQILQWYKQVPDALKFYPIESPKNGHVESTNRGLRRLRVLLYLRMNQLRILIYRPVLHSPASIAEDKGHAQTVVDVAKDTIRVLTRLNQTSDIYRSQQITFNYFLVAALAVIFLAVCHAPTEFNRQVRDEFYMALNLISGFSTKSYVSKRLWKAIKGLRKIGERLGVLMRPFGSDSNDPHSSAAVAMAGLAGHQIEDLSVYGPMNGIGELGNSPLNGLQMSHELTNLFEAVGGFGNFMASGTPAEGINGFVGHDGEIQNTGEGLSGVLGDEGKWSRVIRDLF from the exons ATGACAGACCAAATCAAGACATTGCAGGATCAGGTAAATAGTCTTTTTACCAACCTTAAAGATCTTCGGTCGCAAAGATCGTCCATCGACTCTCCAAACTTCGACGCCTTCTCTCGTGATGGCTCCCAGTCGGTGTTCACGCCTATGCAAGCCCCGTTGAGCAAACCACGCATAAAGCATCCCCGGTTCCAGGGGCCTACCAGCTCTGCTTTTAACTTCGATGTCGCAAGGTCTAGTCTACAGAATATGGGTATCGCTCCGCCAGAGGAAGTCATACCAGACGATTTGACCACGGCCCAGGTCACACCAGCTGGCTCTCCTCCCCATGTGGGCCCGTCGTTTCTCACGATGCACCCCACCAAGGATCCGATATGGTCCATCAAGCGAGATGAAGCTCTGCGTCTGTGTCGTGTCTACGAAGAGGAGATTGGTATCATGTACCCGCTTGTAGATATAGAGCAGATCGCCCAGCAAGTGAACCTGCTATACACGTTCATGGAATCAGCGATACGCACGGGGTTTGCTCAACGGGGGTTGCCTGGTGCTGATGGTCTTACTGATGATAGCACGGTTCTCTTGAAGATGATACTTGCTATAACACTGATCGTGGAGGGAGGCGGCCAAAGCGAGCTTGGACAGCGGTTGTATCTGAGCGTGAAGCCAATAGCTGAATCCAAACTCTGGGATACGCTCGACATCAAGACAATCCAGATATATGCTATGATT GCAACTTTCCATTTTCACATGGACGATGATGCCATGGCTTATCGCATCATCGGCCTGGCCGCACGGATGTGTCTTGAGATGGGTCTGCATCGGCGCGATGCCCTGAACAAGATGTTTCCTGATGAAGAACAATGGCCTGCCGTGGTGAAGACTTTCTGGACAATCTACAGTCTGGATCGGCGGTGGAGTCTCGGGACAGGGCTGCCTTTCAACATTCAGGATGAAGACATCGACCCTAACCTCCCGGAGCCG GATGCTTCGTTGCCGTATCTGAAATCAATGATATCATACAATCGCATTAGCTCAAAGATCTGGTATTCTGGGCTTGGCTCTGAGGGTGCAACGGACATACGTCGGGATGAGATAGGTTACCTGGATTACCAGATCCTGCAGTGGTATAAACAGGTCCCGGACGCCTTGAAATTCTATCCGATCGAGTCTCCAAAGAATGGTCATGTGGAGTCGACGAACCGGGGCCTGAGGCGACTAAGGGTTCTACTGTATCTCCGCATGAATCAGCTCCGAATCCTCATCTACCGCCCCGTCCTGCACTCCCCAGCAAGTATTGCCGAGGATAAGGGCCATGCTCAGACGGTGGTGGACGTCGCAAAAGACACTATCCGCGTGCTCACTCGACTCAATCAGACATCCGACATTTACCGCAGCCAACAGATCACCTTCAACTACTTCCTCGTGGCTGCTTTGGCGGTCATCTTCCTTGCTGTCTGCCATGCACCGACAGAGTTCAACCGACAGGTGCGGGACGAGTTCTACATGGCACTGAATTTGATCAGCGGGTTCAGCACAAAGTCCTACGTGTCAAAGCGTCTCTGGAAGGCTATCAAAGGTCTCCGAAAGATCGGAGAACGGCTGGGAGTGCTTATGCGGCCCTTTGGGTCTGACTCGAATGATCCCCATTCAAGTGCAGCGGTGGCCATGGCTGGGTTAGCTGGCCACCAAATTGAAGACTTGTCGGTGTATGGCCCGATGAATGGGATCGGCGAGCTTGGCAACAGCCCTCTCAACGGGCTGCAGATGAGCCATGAGCTCACGAATCTATTTGAGGCAGTAGGCGGGTTTGGGAACTTTATGGCTTCCGGGACACCGGCCGAGGGAATCAATGGGTTTGTAGGTCATGATGGTGAAATCCAGAACACGGGGGAGGGGCTCTCAGGAGTGCTTGGAGATGAAGGCAAATGGTCCCGGGTGATCCGAGATTTGTTCTAA